In Drosophila busckii strain San Diego stock center, stock number 13000-0081.31 chromosome 3R, ASM1175060v1, whole genome shotgun sequence, the sequence TTATCATAAATGTTTGGCTCATactaaaaaacaaactcaTTTTATTGAGGTGTTTTGCCAATCGATTTGTATTTGGAGcataaatgtaaagcaaaagtaagtCAATTACCATATATGAATACAAATTTCATGCATGGCACCAAAAAACTAAGTGAAAGTGGAATTTGCAATAAGTTAAGACTAACCAAAATAGCGGAATAGATTCATTGTAAgtaaaacaatgcaaattagttATTAGCAAAATTAAGACGCTGCTTGTTTAATCGCCAACAGTGCATACACAACTGATCTACACGGAGCCTCGCTTGCTGGCTTAGTTGCCACTCTCACACACAAAGCGAAGGCAGCGCTCTCGTCCTTTCCAGAGAacgtgagcgagagcgaaagcagcgctcgatcgctctgcGCTCCCAGCTGCTGCGACTAAGCGAGAGCGTCGCTTGCATTGTTCGTTTTCTCTTTCTATTTACACTGCAGCTAGAATTTGAGCATGAGAGGGAAGCTGAGAGCAGCCTGAGGGCAGACCTAgtttaaaaatcatttgccttgctaattgaatttaataattgatttcATAGCATTGAAGCCTACGagccaaaatattaatatttaatcaaatgctgcaaaattcaatataaaattgaattcaatataattaaatattcattgtaGAAtagattatataaatatatgcctaataatattatacaacaatataattaaaatagttcTGAGtcttatttttgctttaaagcttaGCAGCCATAAGTTTTAGTATGGCCAAAAATCTTTTGATAAAATGGGTCTATGCATAATTTAGTCATTTGTATAAGCGCTGGCTTCTACTGCTCGTGAAAGTCCAAACTGATGCTTATGATGTGGAaccaatttgatttttgcaataaatatgcctcgcaaatttgtttataaaaaacataGAAGTAGCCTAAGCTGTAGTTTactgttaatttttatatcgagcgaattaaataaattaattttctattgaataaagtatttttagcaagtgaatattattcaaaatttattcattCTAGCTTCTGATTCTGAGTAAGCctcaacttttgttgttgcttaaggctttgttttgttttgtttcttacCTCCAAGTGATTGGGCGTATAGCACTGTGGCATGGCGGGCAGATGCTTGCTGCCATCATAGCTGGGCGGACTTAGTGGTCGCCTGTAGCTGGCCGCCTCCTGCAGCAGCGTCTCCTGGGCGGACATGGGTGCTGCGGCCGCCAGCTGTGACATGTTGTAGATATCCTCGTAgtcggcagcggcggcggcagcggcaaacATGCGCTTGGAGCGTCCGTACGCGTCGGGAGTGCGTCGCTcggcttgcagctgctgctgactgggATAGCCGCGCTGCATCAGCTTGGCCATGTAGAGCTCACGCTCGCCATAGATTTCCTCGACGgcgcgttgctgctgcagacgcGCTATCTGCTCCTCCatgtccagctgctgctgctggaactgCGCCTCGAGATGATCCAGCGAGTAttgctgttgtgcttgctgcagctgcagcgaggTGGAGACCTGACCCGTGCGTGTATCATAGATGgcatgatgctgctgctgctgctgttgctgctggcgctgctgctgatagagCTGGCGACTTGGCTGTTCATTGTGCTCGGGTGAGGGCGAGGAGTAGCCGCCATCATTGATGCGTCTCGGCTTGGGCGGCGCATTAGCATACAAAGGTTGTGCGCCGCcagcgccggcagcagcagcaacattgtccGAAGCTGGCGTCAGTTGTCCCTTGCCTGCGCCTTGCGATTGCAGCGTGTGAATGCCCGAGTCGGAGTTCTCGCCGCTGTGGTTGAGCGAGGAGCTGACGCTGGGCTCGGACTCGCCGCTGCTGGGCACTTGCATGAGACTGGCGGCGGATAGCGCGCGCACCCACTGCAGCATGGCCTCGCCATTGTCGGCGGCCAGCCAATAGGTGCGCATGTTCTGGTGCTCGCACTTGAAGGCAAACTTGCGATAGATCTTGTCCTCGGGCAGGCAGGCGGCGACGCTGTAGGAGGGCAGCAGCACCGAGCCCAGCAGCTTCTCCTCCTCGGGTCCCTTGTAGTAGTAGAGACAGTACTCGGCGAGCACGAACCAGCGCTTGCGCCACACCTTGAGGCCATCGGAGCCCTGCTTATGCAGCCAGCCGGCGAGCGTCACCGGCGTAGTGGGTGGACGCTTGGTCACCGGCGACTTGAGCGCCTGAATGGAGCCCAAACTCTTTTTGCGATCCAGCGGCGCATGCGTGGGACTGCGCGTCGAGGCGCTAGAGGATTCCTCCGAGCTGGGCGTGGGCTTGGGCTTGACGCTCGATATTTGTGTTTGACAGGCCTGATTGACCACATGGCCTGGATGATTCTGTTGTATATAAACTGGGCCATGTTCGCTGCCTCCAGGAGTTTGCAGCTCAGCCttttgacgctgctgctgctgttgctgttgctgcaactgttgctgttgctgatgctgcagctgcagctgctgtgcatAGAGCTGCTCCTGATAGTGCTTGGGCATGgcctgctgcagcttcaaagGTCCTGATGCATATTGTTGCGCTAAATTCAAACTGGAGGGCGGtgcgcgttgctgctgctgctgctgctgttgctgctgctgttgttgctgctgttgttgctgctgctgctgcagtgtaATGTTGCTCGCCATGCTGGCGGATTGGCTCATTTGAAAATGCGCTGTGGGCGGATTCATGGCCTGACGCATGGCGAAcgtgcgttgctgctgctgcgctgcttcgcTTTGTGTTGCAAGCTGTGCATGCATTTTGgcttgctgcaattgttgatACTGCGCCTGCAGCGCCGATATCGGATTGTGCCCCGCCGTAGCATTGCTGGCCTGTAATCTGCCCGCGGCTGCCAAATAGGTGCGCTCCGTAGGCGATTGATAGTACGGCTCGCTGCTCGAGTACGACTGATGATAGGGCGAGCTATGCGAGCTGCTTgaaccgccgccgccgccgccgccatgtGCGTGCTTCAGTAAATTGTGCTTGGCCTGCGGCTGCATGTCGATGGGCGAGAGTGGGCCGCCGCCACTGCTGGAGGTGGCTGTGGGCGATTGCTGGTACGGCATGTGGTAAGCCGCTGGCGAATGTGTGGCGGCGCGATAATCGATTAGATTCGTTTGATACGACAGCGGcagcttcttctgctgctgcagttgcagttgcagttgctgctgctgagctgaggccgcctgcagctgttgcagcttctTGGCGTCCATGGTGCCAGGGGTGAACAGCGGTGGCGCCTCCAGCCTGcgaaaacataaaacaaagcaaccaATAagtaattttatgcttaagcgCGTTGATAGTTGCATTCAATTAACTGAGCTcgctgtttaattaaattgcgtgCGCAGCACTGCGGCTAAAGCTCGAGCTCAAGCCTAATTGAAGCTAATTGATTGAGTGCCAcagtttaaaaatagttaaagcaaCTTAAAGTTAACATATGCCTATCCCAGTTAGTTACTTACCAATCCCAAAGTTGATAAATGCAGCCAAACATGTTtactatttgttgttaataatttaattagttgtacgcacttgttttgcttttgttttttattacaattttattggGTGCGAAAACTCAATTACACTGCTCACgcgcattttttaattgcagatTGAAATGTTgcgcaaacttttatttgctttgtttttaagcttttgatatgtgtgtgtgttttaatagCATTGAAAACTGTAGcatagaaataatttaaatttgtattgagCGCAGCGCAGAGAAAATCGCATGAGCACGCGGcgtattcaaatttaaacaaataatttgctatttttatgcagccccagccacagccagcgcgcaattgttattgaaatatttgtgtctgcacatattttaaaaatatacattgaCATTGGGGCCTTCATATGTTTGTTCGCATTACATTGCGCCATATCGCACGAAATTCTTCATTATGCAGCCAGTCCAACccaattaagcttaaaatgcatgcagtatgcatgtgtgtgtgtgtgtgtgtgacagatGAGTCGCCATTGATAACAAAGTTAtgaagcaaatgcatttattgcTGTCCACCAATTAAATGAacgcaaatgcaataaaactcatttgttatgcatgtgtgtgtgtgtgtctctctgcctctgtgtgtgtttgtgtgtgacaTAAGttatttttgaatgcatttgctaaatgaattataaatgGCAGCAGGCAAATGACAATTGATTTACGGCAAACgagtttacataaatattgcatacaGACAGGCGCTTTAGATAGAGCCAAGACAACTTGGCAGCGTACAGAATCCCGTTGAAAATGTtgcgcaataaataaacaattgatcCCAAGCTAAGCAAGCAGCTCTCGCACACACTTTGCGCTGTTGAAATGGCAAATCCTAGCGCATTAGGCTTTGAGTTGCGAACGTAGCGGATTTTATAATTGCTATATAGACTATATTGTATGGCTTTCAATTAACGCTGCACGGACGTGACCGAAAGCAACAAAcgcacaaataaattatacacacaacaagcacaaaagcaacaataaaaaatcgATGATGATTTAACAACAAGCGTATAAATTGTCTAgccaaagcgagagcgagagcgagagcgagagcgagagcgagagcgagagagcgaacgagACCAAAGTTatgcgcatataaataaaagcagtaACTAATATTTGCGTGCAAATGAATTGACATTATTATAgcaataatcaaatatttatgcgctttgTAGTTGAGTTAGGCAAATGTCAGCTGTCCAACTagacaaattttataattgactggcttttatacaattatcattacgcatacgtcatgTTGTCCAGGCTAATGTCTGGCTCACGCTAAAAATAGCACAGCCCCAAAAATAAACAGCCATGTATATGTGAGTGTAATAACTGTTATTTGGGCTGTGATTtggcagcattaaaaaatgcttaaactgCTGCCGCGcatgcaatggcaatggctgtGACTGCGGCTCAGCTCATGACGTCATTAGCTGATGACAGCCAAGTGGTGCAGGAATGCCACTCGAAGGCGGCATAAAAGGCTCAAGTAGCCCGCAGCGGGGTCTGGTCACAGTGGCAAGTAGTTGGGccaacttaattattattgcgcTGTTACGCCTACGGAACTGAGAGAGGGGTGTGGCCCAGGCCAGACCAGACAGACGGACACTCAGCACAGCTTGTTAAGACTTGAGTGCAATTACAAGCACTCATCACAGGCTGATTTCAAGTGAAAACGGAAGACAAACAGCCcgaaaaaaagagaaaatcaataagcaacagcagcagcagcagcacaaaagtgtgacaaacacacacacacacacaataaaaagcaaaagcagcagcagcaactacaaagGCAAAAAcctttttactttttagcaTTTTCTTGAGTGCCCGCTGGGGCTAGAGCGAAGCTACATGACCTTGCCTGCTTCACTATGCCGACTGAACGAACGACTGACAGACGCTTTGATGAGTTGTCAacgagctgtgtgtgtgtgtgccctttGGGTCATAGCATACTTATTGGggcaaaagtgttgcataatattttgcaacaaaCCATTTGGCACGCCATTTGCTTATTGCCTgcgctataaattattaatttaaacaacaattgtgggctattaaaagctgcataaatcaaagctacCAACTGCTGTTTATTGATTAgtttcgctctctctgtctccgGCATTTAGTTGATTAGCGCATATTCATGTGGTGGCAACTGCCACATTGCAATTGAAACTTTGCACACTTGATTTGGTCAACAGTGCACTTGGAATTTTTAGCGACGCCGCCTGCtagttggcaacaaaaaaaaaagcgagcaagcaaacaaaaccccaaacagcaaacataaatattcatgACAAGCAAACCAAACAGAGATAGCTACACATGCAtgtatctgtctgtctgtgtgtgtgtgtgtgtgtctgtcatAGTGAACGACACTTGATGCTGaagattttgttgctttcactTTTGTCATTGTGTCGCTGCCATGCTGATTGGCCTGCCTTCGCCTACGTGCGCCTAGACACGACAAGCTATTAGAGCTTAGGTGATTAttgactacacacacacacacaggcacacacagacatgcgcATGCATAAGTATTGGCAGGTAAATTGACTAAACAGTCTGAAGGAAGCTGAATAAGTCATTGATGctgcaaccgcagcagcagccgcagcagcagcagctgttgttggctaAAATGACATCGCATGGCTGACATGGCTGCCGGCCCTGAAGCGGGATTTCTGTTAACACCGCTCTGGGTGCCTCGTTTGCTCTAATGCTCGCATTCATTTGCAGCCGCCAGAAGTgaacaagcaaaaaaagaacGAGCAAAGCTGCAGGTGCCAGGACTTTATCTATCAGCGCTACATGAGCGACGGCGGGCTGTCATTCATGTTGCATAccaatttaaatacacatacacacacacacacacaaaggacATGCTGTCAGTTgggccagcagcagttgctacCACACAACGTTCGTTTGCTGGCTGTTACCCATTtccgttttttgttttctgttttgtttttttttcgggcAGCACAAAAGCCACTCGACTATGCCTTGTATGCCTGCAGGATGTGTGCCATGTTTATAACGGTATCACGcccactctctcactctcttgctctctctcttcacTCTCACCCGCTCTTCACATTTTTGCGGCACAAAACGAGCAcaaaaggcaagcaaaaatattttcctcTAATAGTTGTCGCTAAAGTTTTGCGTCcgtgtctatgtatgtgtgcctgtgtgctcctgtgtgtgtgtattgcttttgtttatgctttatatttgtttggaCAGCTTTGTAGCAAAACCAAACCCCAAATTGCGAGCGTAGTTCCAACTGATTGCGcacgcaaataaaataaatatttgcagctaagTTTAACCAGCTGAATACTTTAACTAAAAACTATATTtcaaagcaatatttatatttatatattgcatagtttttttatgctttatactTTATACTTTCGTAGCCACCCACGTGCGTTTGACAGGCTGCAATATATCgttatttttatgtgccatttgctttgcttccaTTTGGCATTTCTCTGCgctattgtttgcttttattacatacaaataaatactatatacatatagctgcatgtgtgtgtgtgtgtgtgtgtgtgtgtaaattgttattgattaAGCTGCGTATAAGACCGACAAAAACTTTCAgtgtagctgcagctgttgtgtctacataaattttaagctgcaaatctcgcaattttaaatgcaaatgcacgtgtgtgtgtgaattttcaTTAGCACATGGCTTGTTTgatatattacgtatacgccctCGCTGCCATTGCCAATGGGCATATCATGCGCCCAGCTGCACTTTGACTGCTTGACTTTGGGCTTAGAAGTTTATGTTGAAAGTTAAAGTTGAAGTTGCGTCTATGTCCCGGTGAGTTTGgcaaactctctctctctgtcgctctctgcCAAACAGTTTAACTCAAACTTTTACCAGCAATATTTGGCTTtgccaacaaaagcagcttgtgtgtgtggcacaacATACAGCAAGTGCAGTGCATAATGAGTTTGGCAATTATCAGCAGCTACCTGAGCACTAAGCTCTGAGCGaaataaatgccaagcaagtagaaatataaatagaatgGAATGCAGACCACCAACAGTCAAATTGCAGGCAGAACTAGAGAgagaaaatgctaaaattaggCAAGGCCATTATGAAATTATGAATATCCAAatgactgacagacagacacatgaTGATGCCTAATGGCAAAATAGTTGAGCAATTACATTAGGCCATGGCCATGGAGTAAGCGCATTAAATGAAGCTGCAATCTGCACGAATGCAAAAGAAagttgttttcgttttcaattAGAGCTAAACAAAGATAAATTGGCATGCATCAAATGTCAATTAAATGCGttgatttgcaatttagctaaaagttgcactaataaataaataaaaacgttttAATGCGTTGCAACGTTCAGGCTAAGGCGAATGTCGGCttgatatgcaaatgttgAGCATAACTTATTCATTATATGCTagacatgtgtgcgtgtgtgtgtgtggcataataaattgctttaaaagcaaatgctagcGCTGCAGGATTTACAGGTGTAGACACTTGAAGACGcacagcacacaaaaataaacgctaaagtaaatttcaacaacagcgccagagtcagagtcagactAACACTCAGACTCAGGCCTATGCCTCACAAGGTGAGCGACGCTTTcactcgcagcagcagcagcaggcgctaAACTTTAGTTAGTATACACGCTAGTGCTAGCCGCAGGACTCGTGGTCTCGTGCCTCGGCAATCTGACGAAGCTTGAGACGCTGCTCCAACacataataatttacataatataAGCGCATGTgtgtataacaacaacaaaaacaacaaaaacaacaattgaaagctAAAGTTAACACTCTGGCTCATCAACATATAAGTAAAGTAGCTGCCACATTTGCACATTTCAGcataatttctatttttttttacatttcttgctgcttttcattttttatttttttgatttgaacAACTTCTTGTCGCTTTATATAACACAACGCGCTCTCACACAATTTTctaattcattttcattttacttttattattcgCGTTCTGCTGCGCAGTGCCGTTAAAGCTaacagcccagcccagcccaccGCCGCCCACTCAGCACAACAACACGAGCGACTGCCGCACGCCCAGCCCACAAAAGTGTCTTCTCTTTTTGATTTCAACTTTTGCTACtattttgtttctttcttttatttttttgctgctgctacaccAAACACACGCGTGCGTTGGGGCCCAAACGTGCGCTTAACGTTGCGGGGCGGCCGTCGCTGGCGAAGTTTGTAAGGAGACTGCAGAAAATTTTCATACGAAAGGACACTCAGGCCGAAAGTCGGAGCgtaagcttttgctttgagcGTAAGCTTTGACTGCCAAAAGCTTTGCATGGGTTGGCATAAAAGTTGCataatattgcgcatacgctaTGTTGGCTCAATAGCTTGAGTGTAAGCTTAAtaaagcttttatatttaattgaaagagCGCTCACAATGCCGGCAGCTTATAAATTgcgaaaactaaaatatataaatgattttattatcGCCGCTTGCCATAAAATCTGCGTCAGTATCAATAACTTGTGTCTCTCTATCCATTTAGCATATGATTAGTCGCGCATGTGGCAgcaattaacttaaataaactaCAACTAATAGTTGAAACTCACCTTTAGACTTTAGACTTGCTTTACTCAATACTCCGCATCTTCAACTGTCCGCTGCAAATAGCAAGAGATAGACAAATGGAATTAGTATGCAGCTGTAGTAGGCTTGGGACTGAGAAATCGTGTAGCCAACGCGTATGTCAATTAAAAGCCTATAACACACAAtagcaacagaaacaacaacaagactgACAGAGACATATAGATTTACCTATATGGGCAAAAGGCAGAGCACAAGAGCCAACTTGGTTGCCACTTACATACAAATCGTTGcacgcaaatgcaaaacatgaaacaatacacacacacatgggtgtacatgtgtgtgcgtagtaGAAATTTTGTGCACTCAGGTCACGTGCAGCGACGACAAAAACACGCGCTTCAAAAACACGCCGCACATGAAGTCAAAATTACTTTTGGGCTACCACACAATGTAAAAAGGGTTTGCACTgatatttcaattcaattgaatggGAATCCAGCTGCACTTTGGGAATTTTAGAAATTAGAAACTCATTTCGTTTTGAATTTTCGATACATTCAGCTTTGAACACACCTTTCAAAATTATTCTTTAAATAGTttgttagcataaatatttatttagattgcACTTTGGGAGTTTTAGAAATTAGAAACTCATTTTGGTTTTATAATACACaccttttaaatttatttctaaatattatttattcgtGAAGCCTTAGccattgcataaatatttatctatgTTTATACCTTTATTGCACTTTAGgaattttagaaatttatttggctCACTTTGGGTTTGCTTTAACTCTGTTAATTGAGCTTTAGTTTCAACATAaatagcatattttatttattaattcatcgaatttctctcagtgcagcAAGTTATGTGAGTTTATTGAGCTGCATATttgcacaaaacttttgccatggGCCAATAGTTTGTtatgtttgcattaaaatttaatctcGACAGCGGAGCTTGTTACATGCGCAGATAATTCGATTAGAGGCTGACAAGCAACtgacaaacaattttgcaatttaacatAAGCACTCAAAACTAATTAAGCTCACCCCATCAAACTGCAATTAGGCATTTACAGTGGGCATTTGGCATATATCATTAAgccattttaaaattaacataagcTATAATTTGACTTGTGTTTGCTTCAAGCAAAATAGTTAGCAATGTTAGCCACTGTatgctgcatttgcaattgaaaacaattagCAAAGTGTGCAGGAGATTTAGAGCGGAATGTCATAGCCCTAATTGCccaaagtacacacacacacacatacagacaaacagacaaacagacagacagagagacaacGAGGCGCAAATTTAATGCCGGAGACATGCAAAAATTACATCCTCaattgcagtcgcagtcagtTTCACACACTGAGCTGAAGCTTGGGGGCAATGAATTGCAGTGGCGCACACAAAAGCGCccaaattcaataaacaagGCGCTCGTGCAGCGCCCAGGACATTGctcactcgcactcgcactcacagtcgctttagctgttgctcttgGCTGTTGTGCAGTGCACTGGAGCGTGCTGTCTCGAGAGTAGCCGCTTGACAGAGACAATGTTGTTGGACATGCGGGCGAGACCAAAAACGAAATcaattgccaacaacaacagcgacagccTGCCCACATATGTaggcaatacacacacagacacacatgagTGTGTATTGAGCGGTTAGTCGCGcactaaattcaattcaattcattgcAGCCACATGCGCCTCACTCACCTCCAATTGCTGCACGCTCTGGTCTCTGGTTCATTGAAGCGCGCTCGCTGGTTTGCCAATTACAGCGCCAAGTGTAGCTGAAGCCACGTGGCTGGCGCCTGCAATTGTTTGTCGTTCACTTTAATGAAGCTGACCGCCACCAGCACTTGGCTTAACCAAAACTCTCCACCACACACTGGTGGAGCTGGCTGGCAGTTCAATGAACTGCTGTCAATGCAGCTGTCTAATGCATAATTAAGTGCATATGTAAGCAGCTATGCGTGAAATATGCCTCAGTGCCCTGCTGAGCTGAGTTGAGTTCACAGCCTCTGCCGTTGACACACTTAACAACGTGGCAAGCGCCTAAAGAGTTTACCAAAGCGTCAAGGCGAATGCAAAAGTCACGTCTGCTCAAGAAGACGCAAAAACGcgaaccgcagcagcagccatttgcGCATTTGACATTTACTGTCTAtctaactgtatgtgtgtgtgtgtttgtgtgtgttttagccTGCAGcgttaaatgcttaaattgcagcttaactTCCGTTTGCCATTCGATTTTTACTCGCGCtgcacaaattcaaattcccattgcaattgcaattgatttgtcGCTGATTTGCGGTTAacttatgtttgttgttgctgttgctgttgcttggcatCAATCACCAGCAACATCATTTTCACATTATGCACcacacaacaaagcaaagtggGTCAAAAGTTGATTTCCACTGGCGCTGCTTTAAGTTTTCTTTGGCAAATTGCCAAGCGCATCAAGgtttttcttctgcttcttcttcttctttttcttgtCTTCTGTCTGCTTTAATGTCTCTTGGCTGCCATTTAACCTGGCGCTGGCTTCGCAGTTGTGAAAATGCCAATTGCAAGTTTCCCATCATGATTTCGCGCATTGCGCTTGGCAATTTGATAGATAACTTGCCACCCCTATAAGCTTAAAGCTAAGCAACGTTTTGGGGGTAACATTCACATCatgtgctgcatgcaacttgctgcacttgaacttgatcttgaatttgaatttgttgtcaGTTCCATTTGCCTGAACACGCGGCCCAACACGCCCATTCGCTGTTTATATGATTATATCATATTTTTACCTACGCATTTCCACTCCAATTCATAGCAAATTACACCTGTTAATTGTCTTTGCGCAcactaaacaaaaagcaagcgcATTAGCTAAGAacttcattttaaaaataattaaaaatatatatgtattgaaaaatgtgttaaaataattcagccagcttggcagcttaaaaataatgtgcgacagtatttcaaataaaatgtgcgACAGTATTTcaaaggcctttgttgctatggctataccaattataccatagaatttaattctaggctgcaattaaaataaataaatagtatttCAAATCATTTCCAAACAGCAGAGGATCAGTTTCATTTTAAGCTCAAGGTCACCCacgaattaaataaaattttaaaaatttatattaaatttacaagcGCGATGCagaaattacttttaaaacaATCTGAAAATTTACTATGAGTGGagtacaattttatattattatcgCTGCAGCctgcattttatattgtttaatttatcatATATAGTAGCCATAGAGTATTTAATGCTCACTATAGCAATCTGTACTTTATGCTTTTGTCTGGCGTTTTCAGCACTGCTAAATGTTAAACGACTGTGCACTGTTGCATGTcgtctagttgttgttgctgctgctgctgctatagctactgctgctgctgttgttgtcgcttatatatatttgtaaacgAAAGCGCACAATTATAGCGCTCAAAGTCGCGTAACACTCGCGAAAATGCCATCAACTTGGCAGCCACGTCGAGTGGCAATCACACACGCTCCGTATAGaatattgcatttgcaattagctgctttttgtattttttgtgctCTGGCTATGGCTGCTGTGCCAGTTTATTGCTTTCCATTTCAatggctttatttattttattcagtttaagctttaagcgg encodes:
- the LOC108602749 gene encoding uncharacterized protein LOC108602749 isoform X8, whose product is MFGCIYQLWDWLEAPPLFTPGTMDAKKLQQLQAASAQQQQLQLQLQQQKKLPLSYQTNLIDYRAATHSPAAYHMPYQQSPTATSSSGGGPLSPIDMQPQAKHNLLKHAHGGGGGGGSSSSHSSPYHQSYSSSEPYYQSPTERTYLAAAGRLQASNATAGHNPISALQAQYQQLQQAKMHAQLATQSEAAQQQQRTFAMRQAMNPPTAHFQMSQSASMASNITLQQQQQQQQQQQQQQQQQQQQQRAPPSSLNLAQQYASGPLKLQQAMPKHYQEQLYAQQLQLQHQQQQQLQQQQQQQQRQKAELQTPGGSEHGPVYIQQNHPGHVVNQACQTQISSVKPKPTPSSEESSSASTRSPTHAPLDRKKSLGSIQALKSPVTKRPPTTPVTLAGWLHKQGSDGLKVWRKRWFVLAEYCLYYYKGPEEEKLLGSVLLPSYSVAACLPEDKIYRKFAFKCEHQNMRTYWLAADNGEAMLQWVRALSAASLMQVPSSGESEPSVSSSLNHSGENSDSGIHTLQSQGAGKGQLTPASDNVAAAAGAGGAQPLYANAPPKPRRINDGGYSSPSPEHNEQPSRQLYQQQRQQQQQQQQHHAIYDTRTGQVSTSLQLQQAQQQYSLDHLEAQFQQQQLDMEEQIARLQQQRAVEEIYGERELYMAKLMQRGYPSQQQLQAERRTPDAYGRSKRMFAAAAAAADYEDIYNMSQLAAAAPMSAQETLLQEAASYRRPLSPPSYDGSKHLPAMPQCYTPNHLEATGADQLINSLDLRARSAAAIVRPHSADFLEYEARAEAAAAAAAAAAAHNKHETGRAPRPKSSLDINRTPDCFYYSEASYADKMRKSALYLQSGGVAQPQQAGSYRIAGEFAVGGVNTIGYENPYERAYKRQELLAETQAQSSAASSMPRMSRSASHSVGVTQHQQQQQAQMEDLPPINVQPGSIFPPSMSTQEIICKNEQFLRSASARLPKRSGGMDDDYSPSDSVATSPTAATAPQAQDGERKREESMKRLLEWKQRMLQSPLTRKGVQQGGSNMSAMSKLGSNPNILLSSTTVASGARYAQNAGKSGLVANAAATTAATTNGPTAASGIQRSSSETQANAAAGYNNYSSDDEVLGGELLWEEDALWRESLRRVSQRHARSLDDLDRIALASNAPIPTPAPITTPSSQATKTKLTRDVCYVNDSQKPRLSDKTAITPTPSPPSNEHDVYVQLLANSSISPCSPDADVYEVLREETASNLSHKSNELDRETIRQWDAMSSGQMKSNNNNNNSSTPNLPLTSNVRSIIQQLNSSSSTEASATQASPRTPRSNNNNN
- the LOC108602749 gene encoding mediator of RNA polymerase II transcription subunit 15 isoform X9; amino-acid sequence: MFGCIYQLWDWLEAPPLFTPGTMDAKKLQQLQAASAQQQQLQLQLQQQKKLPLSYQTNLIDYRAATHSPAAYHMPYQQSPTATSSSGGGPLSPIDMQPQAKHNLLKHAHGGGGGGGSSSSHSSPYHQSYSSSEPYYQSPTERTYLAAAGRLQASNATAGHNPISALQAQYQQLQQAKMHAQLATQSEAAQQQQRTFAMRQAMNPPTAHFQMSQSASMASNITLQQQQQQQQQQQQQQQQQQQQQRAPPSSLNLAQQYASGPLKLQQAMPKHYQEQLYAQQLQLQHQQQQQLQQQQQQQQRQKAELQTPGGSEHGPVYIQQNHPGHVVNQACQTQISSVKPKPTPSSEESSSASTRSPTHAPLDRKKSLGSIQALKSPVTKRPPTTPVTLAGWLHKQGSDGLKVWRKRWFVLAEYCLYYYKGPEEEKLLGSVLLPSYSVAACLPEDKIYRKFAFKCEHQNMRTYWLAADNGEAMLQWVRALSAASLMQVPSSGESEPSVSSSLNHSGENSDSGIHTLQSQGAGKGQLTPASDNVAAAAGAGGAQPLYANAPPKPRRINDGGYSSPSPEHNEQPSRQLYQQQRQQQQQQQQHHAIYDTRTGQVSTSLQLQQAQQQYSLDHLEAQFQQQQLDMEEQIARLQQQRAVEEIYGERELYMAKLMQRGYPSQQQLQAERRTPDAYGRSKRMFAAAAAAADYEDIYNMSQLAAAAPMSAQETLLQEAASYRRPLSPPSYDGSKHLPAMPQCYTPNHLEATGADQLINSLDLRARSAAAIVRPHSADFLEYEARAEAAAAAAAAAAAHNKHETGRAPRPKSSLDINRTPDCFYYSEASYADKMRKSALYLQSGGVAQPQQAGSYRIAGEFAVGGVNTIGYENPYERAYKRQELLAETQAQSSAASSMPRMSRSASHSVGVTQHQQQQQAQMEDLPPINVQPGSIFPPSMSTQEIICKNEQFLRSASARLPKRSGGMDDDYSPSDSVATSPTAATAPQAQDGERKREESMKRLLEWKQRMLQSPLTRKGVQQGGSNMSAMSKLGSNPNILLSSTTVASGARYAQNAGKSGLVANAAATTAATTNGPTAASGIQRSSSETQANAAAGYNNYSSDDEATSWSAAATTTMRTWSTKSLHRTLKPLAMKKRRPC